In a single window of the Renibacterium salmoninarum ATCC 33209 genome:
- a CDS encoding class I mannose-6-phosphate isomerase — MSRVPNYDRFPSIRVPGEHLVADGAEIAKALDAAARAKALSTSTSSANDMQPLLIIDSYPGVELDELLPWGSAQLPEYEVIDLESSAARSEHELAERFAPFLTDDRVFGVMGHFSIESVYLRSALTQLQSKLASRVRPTVVVGWGAALCADAAAVLVLADLPRWEIQQRQRRGASNWRAAAEPDNLKKFKRGYFIEWRIADRHKNETVIPAADFLLDTVRGVSNALLTSGAALRAGLQAAVHRPFRVVPFFDPGVWGGQWMKDTFGLASDAENYAWCFDCVPEENSLLLEVHSLDGAVAKIEIPAQNLVLQHPSELLGALTRSRFGAEFPIRFDMLDTMGGGNLSLQVHPLTEYINSRFGMRYTQDESYYLLDAEPDAVVYLGLTDSSIPAAMATDLRAAQAGEAEFPAAKHVNTFPARKHDHFSIPAGTVHCSGAGSMVLEISATPYIFTFKMWDWGRLGLDGLPHPIHLDHALANLQWDRRSEWTQQHLVNQVQAVGSGAGWAAERTGLAELEFIEVVRHWFSAPVQHDTRGTVHVLNLVEGESALVESPSGALHRLRCIMRRRSLCQRSWGAIRSAH; from the coding sequence ATGAGCCGAGTCCCAAATTACGACAGATTCCCTTCGATCCGGGTGCCCGGTGAGCATCTCGTGGCCGATGGTGCCGAGATTGCTAAGGCACTCGATGCTGCCGCGCGGGCCAAGGCGCTAAGTACTAGTACCTCTAGCGCTAACGACATGCAGCCGCTGCTTATCATCGATAGCTACCCTGGCGTTGAGCTCGATGAGCTGTTGCCCTGGGGTTCCGCACAGCTGCCGGAGTACGAAGTCATTGACCTTGAAAGTTCCGCAGCCCGCTCGGAACATGAGCTCGCTGAGCGCTTTGCGCCCTTTCTGACCGATGATCGTGTCTTCGGCGTGATGGGCCATTTCAGTATCGAATCCGTGTACCTAAGGTCCGCACTGACGCAACTCCAAAGCAAGCTGGCCAGTCGGGTTCGACCAACCGTCGTCGTTGGTTGGGGCGCGGCGCTGTGTGCCGATGCCGCGGCGGTGCTAGTTCTAGCCGATCTGCCCCGTTGGGAAATTCAACAGCGACAGCGTCGGGGTGCGAGCAATTGGCGGGCGGCTGCGGAGCCGGACAATCTCAAGAAATTCAAGCGCGGCTATTTCATTGAATGGCGCATTGCCGATCGGCACAAAAACGAAACAGTGATACCGGCCGCTGATTTCCTACTAGATACCGTGCGTGGTGTAAGTAATGCGTTATTGACCAGCGGAGCCGCCCTGCGAGCAGGGTTGCAGGCAGCAGTGCATCGGCCCTTCCGAGTGGTGCCATTTTTTGACCCGGGAGTTTGGGGCGGCCAATGGATGAAAGACACCTTTGGTCTAGCTTCAGATGCTGAAAACTATGCCTGGTGCTTTGACTGTGTGCCCGAGGAAAACAGCCTGCTTTTGGAAGTGCACAGCCTGGATGGCGCGGTGGCGAAGATCGAAATTCCGGCCCAGAATCTGGTTTTGCAACATCCCAGTGAACTATTGGGGGCGCTGACGCGCAGCCGCTTTGGTGCCGAGTTCCCGATCCGCTTCGACATGCTGGACACTATGGGCGGTGGCAATCTTTCCCTTCAAGTGCATCCGCTCACGGAGTACATCAATTCCCGTTTCGGTATGAGATATACCCAGGATGAAAGTTACTACTTGCTCGACGCGGAACCGGACGCCGTCGTCTATTTGGGCCTAACCGACTCCAGTATCCCGGCGGCTATGGCTACCGATTTGCGCGCGGCTCAAGCCGGGGAAGCGGAGTTTCCCGCGGCAAAACATGTGAATACTTTTCCGGCTCGCAAACACGACCATTTTTCGATTCCGGCCGGCACGGTGCACTGCTCCGGCGCCGGTTCAATGGTGCTTGAGATTTCTGCGACCCCGTACATCTTCACCTTCAAAATGTGGGATTGGGGCCGCCTTGGCCTGGACGGGCTTCCCCATCCGATCCACCTGGACCACGCATTGGCCAATCTGCAGTGGGATCGGCGCTCGGAGTGGACTCAGCAACATTTGGTCAACCAGGTCCAAGCTGTGGGTTCTGGTGCTGGCTGGGCAGCTGAAAGGACTGGCCTGGCGGAACTGGAATTTATTGAGGTAGTTCGTCATTGGTTCAGCGCCCCCGTACAGCACGACACTCGGGGGACTGTGCACGTGCTGAATCTGGTTGAGGGCGAGTCGGCCTTGGTGGAAAGCCCTAGTGGGGCCTTGCACCGTTTGAGGTGCATTATGCGGAGACGTTCATTGTGCCAGCGGTCGTGGGGCGCTATCAGATCAGCCCACTAG
- the kdpF gene encoding K(+)-transporting ATPase subunit F: MPAVSALFVWVPLAILGLALCGYLIAALIRPEKW, encoded by the coding sequence ATGCCCGCCGTATCCGCATTGTTTGTTTGGGTGCCACTAGCAATCCTTGGATTAGCTCTGTGTGGTTACCTCATTGCTGCCCTGATTCGACCGGAGAAGTGGTAG